One genomic segment of Desulfovibrio inopinatus DSM 10711 includes these proteins:
- a CDS encoding sigma-54-dependent transcriptional regulator — protein sequence MASILIIDDELPLCNALKMAIQDMGHNADIATTLDEGIAKAQAGDFSVAILDIWFPQGNGLNAMPQIIQSASNPEVIVLTTSNNPDDAETAIRQGAWSYIPKPPTLEKIKIPVQRAVEYHARKMVRRPHATFKRECIIGNGLAMLACLEIAVQAAGSDANVLITGETGTGKELFARAIHANSERTAKPFVVVDCAALPATLAESVLFGHEKGSFTSADRKYEGLIHQADGGTLFLDEVGELPIMVQKAFLRVLQDHRFRPVGGAKELHSNFRLIAATNRDLEHMAGIFAFRTDLLFRLRTICLELPPLRDRPEDIKDLCDHFMNEYCAGRETPRKGFSPEFQDALLEYNWPGNVRELFHALESAVLAARDEPCLYHRHLPVNIRVQIARNSLSNQNLPKQNHGMLKLDAKHFPPLKDFRHDLLQQSEAHYLRELVLVSGRKMDRACELSGLSKPRLYALFKEYDIKL from the coding sequence ATGGCCAGTATACTCATCATTGACGACGAACTTCCCCTGTGCAATGCGCTCAAAATGGCTATACAGGACATGGGCCATAACGCCGATATAGCGACGACACTTGATGAAGGAATAGCCAAAGCGCAGGCCGGTGACTTCAGTGTTGCTATCTTAGACATCTGGTTTCCTCAAGGAAACGGCTTGAATGCCATGCCTCAGATAATTCAGTCAGCGAGCAATCCCGAGGTCATCGTCCTGACAACGTCCAATAATCCTGACGATGCAGAAACGGCCATCCGTCAAGGTGCCTGGAGCTACATTCCTAAACCTCCGACTCTGGAAAAAATCAAGATTCCGGTACAGCGAGCCGTGGAATACCATGCTCGCAAGATGGTCCGGCGCCCCCATGCCACCTTTAAGCGCGAATGTATCATAGGAAATGGCCTGGCCATGCTGGCTTGTCTGGAGATCGCTGTCCAAGCCGCCGGCAGCGATGCCAACGTTTTGATCACCGGAGAAACGGGTACAGGCAAGGAGTTGTTTGCCAGAGCCATCCACGCCAATAGCGAACGAACTGCCAAACCTTTCGTGGTTGTGGACTGTGCAGCGTTACCCGCCACTCTGGCTGAAAGCGTGCTCTTTGGCCACGAAAAAGGCTCTTTCACCAGCGCAGATCGCAAATATGAAGGACTTATTCATCAGGCCGATGGCGGAACGCTTTTTCTCGATGAGGTGGGGGAACTTCCCATAATGGTACAGAAAGCCTTTCTCCGGGTTCTTCAGGATCATCGATTTCGACCGGTGGGTGGAGCGAAGGAACTTCATAGTAATTTCAGGCTCATAGCGGCCACCAATCGTGATCTGGAACATATGGCCGGAATCTTTGCTTTTCGAACCGATCTACTCTTCCGTCTGCGCACCATCTGTCTGGAACTACCGCCGCTACGCGATCGCCCCGAAGACATCAAAGACTTATGCGACCACTTCATGAATGAGTATTGCGCAGGACGAGAGACTCCGCGCAAAGGCTTTTCACCGGAATTTCAGGATGCCCTGCTCGAATACAATTGGCCAGGGAATGTACGTGAACTCTTTCACGCGTTGGAAAGCGCCGTGCTGGCCGCTCGGGACGAGCCATGCCTCTACCATCGACATCTGCCCGTGAATATACGGGTCCAAATCGCTCGCAATTCTTTAAGTAATCAGAATTTGCCCAAACAAAATCATGGGATGCTTAAGCTTGACGCAAAACATTTTCCACCCCTCAAAGACTTCCGTCATGACTTGCTTCAACAATCCGAAGCCCACTACCTTCGAGAATTAGTCCTCGTGAGTGGAAGAAAGATGGATCGAGCCTGTGAACTCTCTGGTCTATCGAAACCGCGACTCTACGCTCTATTCAAAGAATACGATATTAAGCTATGA
- a CDS encoding extracellular solute-binding protein, translated as MKALYCKNSLPILQTIFFILLGVACLFVVRARAEKQQVVVYTSVDQVYAEPVLRKFERESGIEVLPIYDVEAAKTTGLVMRLIAEKGRPRADVFWSGEFSHTLLLQEKGVLQPYASPLARDIPAQFRDPQGFWTGFAGRARVLIVNTDLVSEDNFPDSVDDLLSPNYPGEMLGMAYPIFGTSATHAAALYALHGPQQARQWFEDVRGRGVRMVDGNSVIRDLVVQGRLQWGITDTDDACVAMKKGASVKVVFPDQDDTGTLVITNTVALIKGAPHPEQGRKLIDYLVSPETEAELVRLGWSHIPLREIAQPSECYGHLDVKPMHVDYRKVFENLESAKEDLARMFIR; from the coding sequence ATGAAGGCGCTATACTGCAAGAATTCTCTTCCAATACTGCAAACCATCTTTTTCATACTGCTCGGAGTTGCTTGTCTTTTTGTCGTACGCGCGCGAGCGGAAAAACAACAGGTTGTGGTCTACACATCCGTGGATCAGGTCTATGCCGAGCCGGTTCTTCGAAAGTTCGAGCGGGAGAGCGGCATCGAAGTGTTACCGATCTATGACGTGGAAGCGGCCAAAACCACGGGCTTGGTCATGCGCCTCATTGCGGAGAAAGGCAGGCCACGTGCGGATGTTTTTTGGAGCGGGGAGTTCTCCCATACTTTGCTGCTTCAGGAAAAGGGGGTGCTGCAGCCCTACGCATCTCCCCTGGCGCGTGACATTCCGGCGCAATTTCGTGACCCGCAAGGTTTTTGGACTGGCTTCGCCGGCAGGGCCAGGGTGCTCATCGTCAACACGGACTTGGTCTCTGAAGACAATTTCCCCGATTCAGTGGATGATCTGCTTTCCCCAAACTATCCTGGGGAGATGCTCGGCATGGCCTACCCCATATTCGGCACGTCAGCGACGCATGCCGCGGCGCTTTACGCCCTGCATGGTCCGCAACAGGCTCGCCAATGGTTTGAAGATGTGCGTGGGCGCGGTGTGCGCATGGTGGATGGCAACTCCGTGATCCGCGACCTTGTCGTTCAGGGGCGATTGCAGTGGGGAATCACGGACACTGACGACGCCTGCGTCGCCATGAAAAAAGGTGCCTCTGTCAAAGTGGTGTTTCCGGATCAGGATGATACGGGAACTCTGGTGATTACGAACACTGTAGCCTTGATCAAAGGCGCGCCGCACCCGGAGCAGGGCAGAAAGCTGATCGACTACCTGGTGAGCCCCGAGACGGAAGCTGAGTTGGTGCGTCTCGGCTGGAGCCACATTCCATTACGAGAGATTGCGCAACCGTCTGAATGCTACGGACATCTCGACGTAAAGCCCATGCACGTTGATTACCGAAAGGTGTTTGAGAACCTTGAATCGGCAAAGGAAGATCTGGCCAGGATGTTCATCCGCTGA
- a CDS encoding ABC transporter permease has product MSSGPRNAFTDVFRKTSLLRHAFVASVLTMAAVFMAGPTLIASGAVFKALLQSPEKTLATIFLLSNPLRKVLSDSVLLAAATALSALLLGLLLTAATWRARAHWPGKLRWVLLALLAVPSYVHALAWNAFMHRCNLMLAQWGLPGLPEQGWTVAWLVQTMTLVPLATGGCMLGLELVDARLVSAARPLRSDLAVFATVVLPTAAPILLATGTLLFLLSVEDYGVPSLFQVPVYAMHIFAVYSTRADAGQAFLAAMPLLGVTAVALLAGWRALRRLHSIPAPRENVWSTRPVWPFWFNALLCFAIGAGVLQLLVPAFELTAATGSWSAFSSSVLLAEREIMFSFRTSLLAALFSLPLAWSVAGMMRGKHLFGGLAGILSWTLLLLCLATPAPLAGVGLIAIWNSAWLHPIYDSSLMPVLASMTRYAPLATLIFLAHDEQAATKLLQAARVFQRDGWQTLWRIRLPLALPLMLAAGGLVFALSLGELGATLLVAPPGKATLTMRIYNYLHYGSSETVSGLSLLIATISGFMGFCTLTALRRIQFYGQARRRQ; this is encoded by the coding sequence ATGTCTTCTGGTCCGCGCAATGCTTTTACTGATGTTTTTCGCAAAACATCTCTGCTGCGTCACGCGTTTGTTGCCAGCGTCCTTACAATGGCCGCCGTATTCATGGCCGGCCCCACTCTTATCGCGTCAGGCGCTGTGTTTAAAGCGTTGCTGCAATCCCCGGAGAAAACGCTCGCCACAATTTTCCTCTTGAGCAACCCGCTCCGGAAAGTCTTGTCGGACAGTGTGCTCTTAGCCGCGGCAACGGCACTGAGTGCCCTGCTGCTCGGCCTGCTGCTTACGGCGGCTACATGGCGGGCTCGGGCGCACTGGCCCGGCAAGTTGCGCTGGGTCCTCCTGGCCCTGCTCGCAGTTCCCTCGTATGTACACGCTCTTGCCTGGAACGCTTTTATGCATCGCTGCAACCTAATGTTGGCACAGTGGGGGCTGCCCGGGCTACCGGAGCAGGGATGGACCGTGGCTTGGTTGGTGCAGACCATGACACTTGTACCCCTTGCGACGGGAGGCTGCATGCTCGGTTTGGAACTTGTCGATGCCCGTCTCGTGAGCGCGGCGCGTCCTCTGCGTAGCGATCTAGCGGTGTTTGCCACAGTGGTGCTGCCCACGGCGGCTCCCATTCTTCTCGCGACGGGGACGTTGTTGTTTCTGCTGAGCGTGGAAGACTACGGCGTGCCGTCGCTGTTCCAGGTCCCGGTCTACGCCATGCATATCTTCGCAGTGTATAGCACCAGGGCCGACGCAGGGCAGGCTTTTCTGGCCGCCATGCCGCTGCTGGGGGTAACCGCCGTAGCACTGCTCGCCGGGTGGCGGGCTTTGCGGCGTTTGCACTCCATCCCGGCGCCCAGGGAAAATGTTTGGTCCACAAGACCGGTCTGGCCATTTTGGTTCAACGCCCTGCTCTGTTTCGCCATAGGAGCGGGAGTGCTGCAGCTACTGGTGCCCGCGTTCGAGCTTACGGCAGCTACGGGTTCGTGGTCCGCCTTCAGCTCCAGCGTGTTGCTGGCCGAACGTGAAATTATGTTCTCCTTCAGGACATCGCTGCTTGCAGCGCTTTTCTCACTGCCACTGGCCTGGTCCGTCGCGGGCATGATGCGCGGAAAACACCTGTTCGGTGGACTGGCGGGCATACTGTCCTGGACTCTGTTGTTGCTGTGTCTGGCAACGCCCGCGCCCCTTGCGGGAGTGGGACTCATCGCCATCTGGAATTCAGCCTGGTTGCATCCTATATACGACAGCTCACTCATGCCCGTCTTGGCATCAATGACACGCTACGCGCCCTTGGCTACCTTGATTTTTCTAGCACACGACGAACAAGCCGCGACGAAATTACTGCAAGCGGCCCGCGTGTTTCAACGCGACGGTTGGCAGACGCTGTGGCGCATTCGTCTGCCCCTGGCCCTGCCGCTTATGCTGGCGGCAGGAGGACTGGTGTTCGCCTTGTCCCTCGGGGAATTGGGGGCGACGCTCCTCGTTGCCCCTCCGGGCAAGGCCACCCTGACCATGCGCATTTACAACTACCTGCATTACGGCAGCAGCGAAACCGTCTCCGGATTGAGTCTACTGATAGCAACAATATCGGGATTCATGGGTTTTTGTACACTGACAGCACTACGCCGCATCCAGTTCTACGGACAGGCAAGAAGAAGGCAATAA
- a CDS encoding zinc-ribbon domain-containing protein gives MRLPPHDSTCRNCGAPLPPDAAFCEQCGAAVAVRQTSVSSTCPTCGAILADGEAFCSECGTKCK, from the coding sequence CTGCGCCTCCCCCCCCATGACAGTACCTGCCGAAACTGCGGCGCGCCCCTCCCCCCGGACGCAGCCTTTTGTGAGCAGTGCGGCGCGGCCGTAGCGGTCAGGCAAACGTCCGTATCGTCGACCTGCCCCACTTGCGGCGCGATATTGGCTGACGGCGAGGCTTTTTGCAGCGAATGCGGGACCAAATGCAAATAA
- a CDS encoding zinc-ribbon domain-containing protein produces the protein MCGAPLQKAKPRFCPQCGRETRPGAKFCGGCGFALQR, from the coding sequence ATGTGCGGAGCCCCTCTTCAGAAGGCAAAGCCCAGATTTTGTCCGCAATGTGGTAGGGAAACGCGCCCTGGTGCGAAGTTTTGCGGCGGCTGCGGCTTTGCCCTACAGCGATGA
- a CDS encoding ABC transporter ATP-binding protein: MLRLQGLSKQFGKELVLKDISLELREGERLRLSGPSGSGKSTLLLCIAGLLEPDAGEIFMDNNPVTPQSLPPHRRGIGLALQDPTLWPHMTVAGNAGYGVHGLTKRQRAARVAELLDDLGLEGMQKSRPHQLSGGEARRVALARCLAPKPRLLLMDEPLVNLDPQTKERALACIRKQLKQTGASMIFVSHDPDNSHGLCNRQAVLRQGELTGGEALP; encoded by the coding sequence ATGTTGCGCTTGCAAGGCTTAAGCAAACAGTTTGGCAAAGAATTGGTGTTGAAGGACATCTCCCTTGAGCTCCGCGAGGGGGAACGACTGAGACTGTCGGGGCCTTCCGGCAGCGGCAAAAGCACGTTGCTGCTCTGCATTGCCGGCCTGCTGGAACCTGATGCCGGAGAGATTTTTATGGATAATAACCCCGTCACCCCACAAAGCTTGCCTCCGCATCGCCGAGGTATCGGCCTTGCGCTGCAGGACCCGACCCTTTGGCCACACATGACCGTCGCAGGCAATGCGGGCTATGGCGTACATGGCCTGACAAAACGTCAGCGAGCAGCTCGCGTCGCCGAACTGCTCGACGACCTGGGGCTGGAGGGCATGCAAAAAAGCAGACCGCACCAACTCTCCGGTGGAGAAGCCAGGCGTGTTGCCCTTGCCAGATGCCTCGCGCCCAAACCGCGCCTGCTGCTCATGGACGAGCCCCTGGTGAACCTGGACCCGCAAACCAAAGAGCGCGCCCTCGCCTGCATCCGAAAACAACTGAAACAAACCGGAGCAAGTATGATATTTGTCAGCCACGATCCAGACAATTCGCATGGGCTGTGCAACAGGCAGGCCGTCCTGCGTCAAGGCGAGTTGACAGGAGGGGAGGCGCTTCCATGA
- a CDS encoding ligand-binding sensor domain-containing protein has protein sequence MTRTYRMGILLILYAVLLVGCNPADKKTLPQGWMRIVPPEDVNALAEQGEYIWAGGRDGLFLVRRESGELMELPACIPKLAYVRDLLVDADNILHVAHAGGLGSFDGAAWSDDTTRLGLPPGPATALYQSPEKSDGALWVGNEMGVCSVQGQEIRCLGRKDGLGLDSVDAMLMDYAGRMWFASASQIRGGLSMYDGRAWHHFHVEEGLPHNRVNALLLDNAGALHVATGFAENGGACTLRDKTWSALRQDDGLAGAVVRSLYQDKQGRMYYGSEFNGMAVFMGDKHLILRPENGLVGAEVKEMLQDAQGALWLATNKGLNKVHDPADLEL, from the coding sequence ATGACGCGGACTTATCGGATGGGAATCTTGCTCATCCTTTACGCCGTACTGCTCGTCGGTTGCAACCCGGCGGACAAAAAAACTCTTCCGCAAGGTTGGATGCGCATCGTCCCTCCCGAGGACGTCAACGCGCTGGCCGAGCAGGGGGAGTATATCTGGGCAGGCGGACGAGATGGGCTCTTTCTCGTGCGCAGGGAATCCGGAGAGCTCATGGAGCTTCCCGCATGTATTCCCAAGCTCGCCTATGTTCGCGACCTGCTTGTGGACGCGGACAACATTTTGCATGTGGCGCATGCCGGGGGCCTCGGCAGCTTCGACGGCGCGGCGTGGTCCGACGATACCACACGACTGGGCCTCCCCCCTGGGCCGGCGACGGCTTTGTACCAGTCCCCGGAAAAATCCGATGGTGCGCTCTGGGTCGGCAACGAAATGGGCGTATGCAGTGTTCAGGGACAAGAAATACGCTGCCTCGGCCGAAAGGACGGGCTCGGCCTCGATTCCGTGGACGCTATGCTCATGGACTACGCAGGGCGCATGTGGTTCGCCTCAGCCTCGCAAATCAGAGGCGGGCTCAGCATGTACGACGGCAGAGCCTGGCACCACTTTCATGTGGAAGAAGGCCTGCCCCACAACCGCGTCAATGCGTTGCTTCTCGACAATGCAGGTGCGCTGCACGTGGCCACAGGCTTTGCGGAAAACGGCGGAGCATGTACATTACGAGACAAAACATGGAGCGCCTTGAGGCAGGACGACGGTCTTGCCGGAGCGGTTGTCCGTTCCTTGTACCAGGACAAACAAGGGCGTATGTATTATGGTTCGGAATTCAATGGCATGGCCGTGTTTATGGGAGACAAGCATCTGATCCTGCGGCCTGAGAATGGCTTGGTGGGGGCCGAGGTGAAAGAGATGTTGCAAGACGCGCAAGGCGCTCTTTGGCTTGCCACGAACAAGGGATTGAACAAGGTTCACGATCCCGCGGACCTTGAGTTGTGA
- a CDS encoding zinc ribbon domain-containing protein produces MNQTIDVPISSEELLSIAKRMNATYSDLSPFALIKAGAGNAPTKEINNPELISNQEELLPDVAQLLNLLTGTQAMGAVTYACDLIALHASAFHVRKGEKVKVAALMDTGKGQRLHYPPDFDNFFRTMEQFWPLTVVKRCGLDQDFPPAEAQLLLACVDATRRHYFQALANGQDIVATPQLTFQDIMAAANASLDGVHLLAPHVTNSLNLSPLGEADAQTGLEALMQKGLLRFSNSMFEIGKEAQKIAVALILPEGHLNALAACHDDNGNILKTSVFAVQGRAGAALMFSGDDDSVKITGLSPAQLFELAATLVMQPYDILRLKRVEATPETPEAGKTSKFCPACGAKHKPEAKFCSECGKPLA; encoded by the coding sequence ATGAACCAAACAATTGACGTCCCAATAAGCTCGGAAGAACTTCTCTCCATCGCCAAGCGGATGAACGCAACCTACAGCGATCTCTCCCCTTTTGCCCTGATCAAGGCAGGCGCGGGGAACGCCCCGACAAAGGAAATCAACAACCCGGAGCTGATCTCGAATCAAGAGGAGCTGCTCCCCGACGTGGCGCAACTTCTCAATCTGCTGACCGGTACTCAGGCCATGGGCGCGGTCACCTATGCCTGCGACCTCATCGCCCTGCATGCCTCGGCTTTTCACGTCCGAAAAGGAGAAAAAGTCAAGGTCGCCGCGTTGATGGACACCGGCAAGGGACAACGACTGCATTATCCGCCGGATTTCGATAATTTCTTCCGGACCATGGAGCAATTCTGGCCCTTGACAGTGGTTAAGCGCTGTGGCCTGGACCAGGACTTCCCACCTGCTGAGGCCCAGCTCCTGCTGGCATGTGTGGACGCAACCAGACGTCACTACTTCCAGGCCCTTGCCAACGGCCAGGATATCGTCGCAACTCCGCAACTCACGTTCCAGGACATCATGGCAGCGGCCAACGCGTCCCTTGATGGCGTGCACTTGCTCGCACCGCATGTCACAAACAGCCTGAATCTCTCCCCGCTCGGCGAGGCCGACGCTCAAACGGGCTTGGAGGCATTAATGCAAAAGGGGCTGCTACGCTTCTCCAACAGTATGTTCGAAATCGGCAAAGAAGCCCAAAAAATAGCGGTCGCCCTGATACTGCCGGAGGGACATTTGAACGCCCTGGCGGCTTGCCACGACGACAACGGCAATATCCTGAAGACCTCAGTCTTTGCCGTACAAGGTCGAGCGGGCGCGGCGCTCATGTTCTCCGGAGACGATGATTCCGTGAAAATCACTGGTCTGTCCCCAGCGCAACTGTTCGAACTTGCCGCAACCCTGGTCATGCAGCCGTATGATATTCTACGCCTGAAGCGTGTGGAAGCCACCCCGGAAACTCCAGAAGCGGGCAAGACAAGCAAGTTCTGTCCCGCATGCGGGGCTAAGCACAAGCCCGAAGCCAAGTTCTGCAGCGAATGCGGCAAACCTTTAGCCTGA